In a genomic window of Variovorax paradoxus:
- a CDS encoding VOC family protein: MPVRKLGHYSVRTPDLEASRRFYVDVLGLRVGYRPPLDFPGLWLYQGGDEADFGVVHLIGTVGAGTGLSDYLGERAEAGTGTGALDHLAFLATDAEDFCQRLARSGIQYRDRTLPGLGLRQLFFVDPSGLTIEMNFPAAEPRRSQAAAQELQMTATADADRADQ; the protein is encoded by the coding sequence ATGCCAGTGAGAAAACTAGGTCACTACTCGGTCCGAACGCCGGACCTGGAGGCGTCCCGCCGGTTCTACGTCGACGTTCTGGGCCTTCGGGTCGGCTACCGGCCGCCCCTCGATTTCCCAGGCCTGTGGCTCTACCAGGGAGGGGACGAAGCGGACTTCGGCGTGGTGCACCTGATCGGCACCGTCGGTGCCGGCACGGGGCTGTCGGACTACCTCGGGGAGCGCGCCGAGGCCGGCACGGGCACGGGCGCCCTCGATCACCTGGCCTTTCTGGCCACGGACGCCGAAGATTTCTGCCAGCGGCTCGCGCGGTCTGGCATCCAGTACCGCGACCGCACGCTTCCTGGTCTCGGCCTGCGTCAGTTGTTCTTCGTCGACCCTTCGGGCCTGACGATCGAAATGAACTTCCCCGCCGCGGAGCCGCGCAGATCGCAGGCTGCGGCGCAGGAGTTGCAGATGACCGCGACCGCCGATGCGGATCGAGCCGATCAGTGA